The Vibrio pomeroyi genome window below encodes:
- the menD gene encoding 2-succinyl-5-enolpyruvyl-6-hydroxy-3-cyclohexene-1-carboxylic-acid synthase, with translation MNHDQAVLNRVWCNTLLEELARSGVEHVCIAPGSRSTPLTLEAEANPKLTLHTHFDERGLGFLALGLAKASNKPVAVIVTSGTAVANLLPATAESGLTREKLILLTSDRPIDLVDCGANQAILQQGIFSSHVEKALNLPSPTTQVSLNWLLTSVDNALAKQRSVGGVIHINCPFPEPLYSANSADMYADYIKSVAGWRASTSLYSNTYLANHLNVQPVALSDYVAQKGAVVIGSIDNEAATKAKQLASALGWPIFCDPQSGISSDWQHYDLWMQSDAAKAQLSQCDFILQFGERIVSKRLNQWIKAQAALFNSLQYVVVSPDSHRINQDHLPQTHIVANIEQWLSEQHLPSLLGEHAGWAMPLVEVANTVQQLALAQISNNNQLTELSVAVDLSSRLKGRELFVGNSLMVRLVDMLSSISATQVYSNRGASGIDGLVATAAGVIKANQNPLMMLIGDTSLLYDLNSLALLTHNTTPMVIVVTNNDGGAIFDLLPVPEQQKQSLYQMPHGFSFEHAAAQFQLGYAAPETLNCYQTLIEQHFEQGQGTLLVEVKTPPEQASTLLKQFSSMLTEALA, from the coding sequence ATGAATCACGACCAAGCCGTATTAAACAGAGTTTGGTGTAACACATTACTTGAAGAGCTTGCACGCAGCGGTGTTGAACATGTTTGTATCGCGCCGGGCTCTCGCTCAACACCATTAACACTCGAAGCTGAAGCCAACCCTAAGCTAACCTTACACACGCACTTTGATGAGCGTGGGCTCGGCTTTCTTGCTTTAGGTTTAGCCAAGGCGAGCAACAAACCCGTAGCGGTGATTGTGACTTCTGGGACTGCGGTGGCTAACCTTCTGCCAGCGACCGCTGAGTCTGGGTTAACACGAGAGAAGCTGATTTTATTGACCTCAGATCGACCTATCGATCTAGTCGACTGTGGTGCTAACCAAGCGATTCTGCAACAGGGTATCTTTTCGTCCCATGTTGAAAAGGCGCTAAACCTCCCAAGCCCAACCACACAAGTTTCTTTGAATTGGCTTCTGACTTCAGTTGATAACGCACTTGCGAAGCAACGCAGTGTTGGCGGAGTCATTCACATCAACTGTCCGTTTCCAGAGCCACTTTATTCAGCCAACAGCGCTGATATGTATGCGGACTACATCAAGAGTGTGGCAGGGTGGAGAGCCTCAACAAGCCTTTATTCCAATACATATCTAGCCAATCATTTGAATGTGCAGCCTGTTGCGCTGAGTGATTATGTTGCACAAAAAGGTGCGGTGGTTATTGGCTCTATCGATAACGAAGCCGCAACCAAAGCTAAGCAGCTTGCTTCAGCTCTGGGCTGGCCTATCTTCTGTGACCCTCAATCGGGTATCAGCAGTGATTGGCAACACTATGATTTATGGATGCAAAGTGATGCAGCCAAAGCGCAGCTTAGCCAGTGTGATTTTATTCTTCAGTTTGGCGAGCGTATCGTTTCTAAGCGCCTTAACCAATGGATAAAGGCGCAAGCCGCTCTGTTTAATTCATTGCAATACGTTGTGGTTTCACCGGATTCGCACCGTATTAATCAAGACCATCTGCCTCAAACTCATATCGTCGCAAACATCGAACAATGGCTATCAGAGCAGCATTTGCCAAGCTTACTGGGTGAACATGCTGGATGGGCGATGCCTTTAGTCGAAGTGGCGAATACGGTTCAGCAGTTAGCGTTGGCGCAAATCTCTAATAACAACCAACTGACAGAGTTGAGCGTTGCCGTTGACTTGTCGTCTAGACTTAAGGGCAGAGAGCTGTTTGTGGGAAATAGCTTGATGGTAAGGCTGGTGGATATGTTGTCATCAATATCTGCGACTCAAGTGTACAGCAACCGTGGTGCGTCAGGCATTGATGGCTTGGTGGCGACGGCTGCGGGCGTGATAAAAGCCAACCAGAATCCTTTGATGATGTTGATTGGCGACACCTCTTTGTTGTATGACCTAAATTCGCTGGCGCTACTCACTCATAACACAACGCCAATGGTTATTGTGGTCACCAATAACGATGGCGGGGCAATCTTTGATTTGTTGCCGGTTCCTGAGCAACAAAAACAATCTCTATATCAGATGCCTCATGGTTTCAGTTTTGAACATGCTGCTGCGCAATTCCAGCTTGGTTATGCGGCGCCAGAAACCTTGAATTGCTATCAAACGCTCATCGAACAACATTTCGAACAAGGTCAGGGTACCTTGCTCGTAGAAGTTAAGACGCCTCCCGAACAAGCGTCTACTTTGCTGAAGCAATTCAGCTCAATGCTCACCGAGGCATTAGCCTAA
- the menH gene encoding 2-succinyl-6-hydroxy-2,4-cyclohexadiene-1-carboxylate synthase — protein MLYSNYYPAVQESSEKPLLVFLHGLLGSGDDWSACHPFLEDFPRLCIDLPGHGQSRFIDPVGFDHCCTKIVQCTTYQLAANDLPADYPIVLIGYSMGGRLAMYGVTSPCFETLNLEKVIIEGGNFGLECDEERAQRLVHDTQWAVRFAQQSIEDVLDDWYQQSVFSSLNHEQRQTLVIKRSGNLGVSVANMLLSTSLAKQPDLRATLKSHEHQLHYVCGEKDRKFMELAENSGFEYSQVDYAGHNVHFEQPELFSNLIIQCIASRR, from the coding sequence ATGCTTTACTCCAATTATTACCCAGCAGTACAAGAATCTTCTGAAAAACCTTTGCTTGTTTTTTTACATGGTTTACTCGGAAGCGGGGATGATTGGAGTGCATGTCACCCCTTCCTCGAGGATTTTCCTCGTCTTTGCATAGATTTGCCCGGACACGGACAAAGTCGCTTTATCGACCCTGTAGGCTTTGATCATTGCTGTACCAAGATAGTTCAGTGCACCACTTATCAATTGGCAGCGAATGATCTTCCTGCCGATTATCCTATCGTGTTGATTGGGTATTCAATGGGTGGAAGGCTTGCCATGTATGGGGTAACAAGCCCTTGCTTCGAAACTCTTAACCTAGAGAAAGTCATCATCGAAGGTGGCAACTTTGGCTTGGAGTGTGATGAAGAAAGAGCACAAAGGTTAGTACATGATACGCAATGGGCCGTCCGCTTCGCGCAGCAGTCGATTGAAGATGTTTTAGACGATTGGTATCAACAAAGCGTCTTTTCTTCACTAAATCATGAGCAAAGACAAACTTTGGTCATAAAGCGTAGTGGTAACCTTGGAGTATCCGTAGCAAATATGTTGTTATCTACTTCGTTAGCTAAGCAACCGGATTTACGTGCCACATTGAAATCTCATGAGCATCAATTGCATTATGTGTGTGGTGAAAAAGATCGTAAATTCATGGAGCTAGCTGAGAATAGTGGCTTTGAATATAGTCAGGTTGATTACGCTGGTCATAATGTTCATTTCGAGCAACCAGAGTTGTTTTCAAATCTGATTATCCAATGTATCGCCAGTCGTCGCTAA
- the menB gene encoding 1,4-dihydroxy-2-naphthoyl-CoA synthase: MAKTVGITEEELYAAVNWRDESSQFEDIQYHKSDDGIAKITIARPQVHNAFRPQTVKEMINALADARYDEKVGVIILTGLGEKAFCSGGDQSIRGDYGGYQDDSGTHHLNVLDFQRQIRTCPKPVIAAVSGWAVGGGHVLHMMADLTIAAENAQFGQTGPKVGSFDGGWGASYMARIVGQKKAREIWFLCRFYDAQEALDMGLVNTVVPVADLEKETVRWCREVLQHSPMALRCLKAALNADCDGQAGLQELAGNATMMFYMTEEGQEGRNAFNEKRRPDFDKFPRNP; the protein is encoded by the coding sequence ATGGCTAAAACAGTAGGCATCACAGAAGAAGAACTTTACGCAGCCGTTAACTGGCGCGATGAAAGCAGTCAATTTGAAGATATTCAGTACCACAAGTCTGACGACGGTATTGCGAAAATCACGATTGCTCGTCCTCAAGTACACAATGCGTTCCGTCCACAAACCGTAAAAGAGATGATCAATGCATTGGCTGATGCTCGTTATGACGAGAAAGTTGGCGTAATCATTTTGACGGGCCTTGGTGAGAAGGCGTTCTGTTCTGGTGGTGACCAAAGTATCCGTGGTGATTACGGCGGCTACCAAGATGATTCAGGTACACACCACTTGAACGTGCTTGATTTCCAACGTCAAATTCGTACTTGTCCAAAACCAGTTATCGCAGCGGTATCTGGCTGGGCTGTAGGTGGCGGTCATGTTCTTCATATGATGGCGGACCTTACTATTGCTGCTGAAAACGCACAATTTGGTCAGACTGGCCCTAAAGTGGGTTCATTCGATGGCGGCTGGGGTGCTTCTTACATGGCTCGTATCGTTGGTCAGAAGAAAGCGCGTGAAATCTGGTTCCTATGTCGTTTCTACGATGCTCAAGAAGCATTGGATATGGGTTTGGTGAACACGGTTGTTCCTGTTGCTGACCTAGAGAAAGAAACCGTTCGTTGGTGTCGTGAAGTGCTGCAGCACAGCCCAATGGCTCTACGTTGCTTGAAAGCCGCTCTTAATGCTGACTGTGATGGTCAAGCGGGTCTGCAAGAGCTAGCAGGTAACGCAACTATGATGTTCTACATGACAGAGGAAGGCCAAGAAGGCCGCAATGCGTTTAACGAGAAACGTCGACCTGATTTCGACAAATTCCCGCGTAACCCATAG
- the menC gene encoding o-succinylbenzoate synthase — protein MNSMNSQRHAKLYRYQLPMDSGVVLRDNKLNERVGYIIHLECDGKNGFGEVAPLPGFSQEDAEQAGIQLQNELELWSHNKPHTSFDELYPSVAFGFSMALMELRGELNAEGNYRAAPLCTGDPDELIPVLNEMEGEKVAKVKVGLYEAIRDGMLVSLFLESIPDLTLRLDANRAWKPEKAKQFIKYISPSLRQRISFIEEPCQKPEDSLAFAIDHGVAIAWDETLQEAVRSPEFDLSDLTGVKAVVIKPTLIGSVERCVAIIERAQQLGIKPVLSSSIESSLGLTQIARLAQQYLPNEVPGLDTIGLYQQQLEVPWPGCQLPVATLEQQQLIWSS, from the coding sequence ATGAATTCAATGAATTCCCAGCGTCACGCTAAACTCTACCGTTATCAATTACCTATGGATAGCGGTGTAGTGCTGCGTGACAATAAGCTGAACGAGCGCGTTGGTTATATCATCCACCTTGAGTGTGATGGTAAGAATGGTTTTGGTGAAGTTGCGCCTTTGCCAGGCTTTAGCCAAGAAGATGCTGAGCAAGCCGGCATTCAGTTGCAAAACGAGCTAGAGCTTTGGAGCCACAACAAACCTCACACCTCATTCGATGAGCTATATCCGTCAGTGGCGTTTGGCTTTTCAATGGCATTGATGGAGCTGCGAGGTGAACTTAACGCGGAAGGTAACTACCGAGCTGCACCTTTATGTACCGGTGACCCTGATGAACTTATTCCTGTGCTTAATGAGATGGAAGGTGAGAAGGTCGCTAAAGTAAAAGTTGGTCTTTATGAAGCGATCCGTGATGGCATGCTGGTGAGCTTATTCCTTGAATCGATTCCTGATTTAACCCTAAGACTTGATGCTAACCGCGCGTGGAAGCCTGAAAAAGCGAAGCAGTTCATCAAGTACATCTCGCCGTCACTGCGTCAGCGTATTAGCTTCATTGAAGAGCCTTGCCAAAAGCCAGAAGACAGCTTGGCATTTGCCATCGACCACGGCGTTGCGATTGCGTGGGATGAAACCCTGCAAGAAGCGGTAAGAAGCCCTGAGTTTGATCTCAGCGATCTGACTGGTGTTAAAGCGGTTGTGATTAAACCAACCTTGATTGGCTCGGTAGAGCGCTGTGTGGCAATCATTGAACGCGCACAGCAACTTGGTATTAAGCCAGTATTAAGCTCAAGCATCGAGTCGAGCCTTGGCTTAACTCAGATTGCGCGATTGGCACAGCAATACTTACCTAATGAAGTTCCGGGATTGGATACGATTGGCTTGTATCAACAACAGCTAGAAGTACCATGGCCGGGTTGCCAACTTCCCGTTGCTACTCTTGAACAGCAGCAACTGATTTGGTCTTCTTAG
- the menE gene encoding o-succinylbenzoate--CoA ligase, translated as MMRPQSNHHPLWVQWAQQNPHQTALVTPNRAYTWLQVSALVSDYQQRLSAQGLSEGDVLTIVGKNQAEVIPVYLAALNLGVVCAFTMPQPTARLMQKLESLYSPSDRRYLWLLENGGLDLSDVADLNTQLLTLPCLNDLDGNDKLIATSEPSSFNPQNLASIVFTSGSTGNPKAVAHTLDQHLCSAVGLLDEFQFKATNTWLLSLPMYHVSGLAIVHRWLAAGGSIKIGSGKLESDIEGCSHASLVATQLHRLLKGKQVLTLTHVLLGGSHIPEALGLKAQQMGIETWLGYGMTEAASTVTAKPVDASSTAGFVLNHRQLKIENQRIYIGGNTLASGYYYQGALTPLVDENGWFDSKDLGQWNGEQVSIIGRADNQFISGGENIHCEEIERALNQLPEVKQAFIVPVEDSEFGFRPVAIVDCDQVSTKEWFAEQLQGSLERFKFPIEYYRMPEQDQQGIKVSRAGLAQWLQEVRSK; from the coding sequence ATGATGCGCCCACAATCTAATCATCACCCGCTCTGGGTACAGTGGGCGCAGCAAAACCCACATCAAACTGCGTTAGTCACTCCTAATCGTGCTTACACTTGGCTGCAAGTTTCAGCGTTAGTGAGTGATTACCAACAACGGCTATCTGCTCAGGGCCTCTCTGAAGGGGATGTGCTGACCATTGTTGGTAAAAACCAAGCTGAAGTGATCCCCGTTTATCTTGCGGCACTTAATCTAGGTGTGGTTTGTGCGTTTACTATGCCTCAGCCTACTGCTCGATTAATGCAAAAGCTTGAATCGCTGTATAGTCCATCGGATAGACGTTATCTATGGTTGTTAGAAAATGGCGGCTTAGACCTGTCTGATGTTGCAGACCTCAATACCCAGTTGCTTACCTTACCTTGTTTGAATGATCTAGATGGTAATGACAAGCTAATAGCAACGTCAGAACCTTCTAGTTTTAATCCTCAAAACCTTGCAAGCATCGTATTTACTTCCGGCTCTACAGGAAACCCGAAAGCGGTGGCTCATACACTTGATCAACACCTATGTTCTGCCGTTGGATTGTTGGATGAATTTCAATTTAAAGCTACGAATACTTGGCTGCTTAGTTTGCCAATGTACCATGTGTCAGGGTTGGCAATTGTTCATCGTTGGCTAGCTGCTGGTGGCTCTATCAAAATAGGCTCTGGTAAGCTTGAATCAGACATCGAAGGTTGCAGCCATGCTTCTTTGGTCGCCACTCAGCTGCATAGGTTATTAAAGGGTAAGCAAGTACTTACTTTGACCCATGTGTTGTTGGGTGGGAGCCATATTCCAGAAGCGCTAGGGCTTAAAGCTCAGCAAATGGGGATTGAGACTTGGCTTGGTTATGGCATGACGGAAGCTGCCTCAACGGTGACAGCAAAGCCTGTTGATGCGAGCAGCACTGCCGGTTTTGTGCTGAATCATCGCCAATTGAAAATAGAAAACCAACGTATCTATATTGGAGGCAATACCCTCGCTTCTGGCTACTACTATCAGGGCGCTTTAACCCCATTAGTGGATGAGAATGGCTGGTTTGATAGTAAAGATCTTGGTCAATGGAATGGCGAGCAAGTGTCGATTATTGGCAGAGCCGACAACCAGTTTATTTCTGGCGGTGAGAATATTCATTGTGAAGAAATTGAGCGTGCACTCAATCAGCTGCCGGAAGTTAAGCAAGCTTTTATCGTACCCGTTGAAGACAGCGAATTTGGTTTTAGGCCAGTTGCTATTGTGGACTGTGATCAAGTGTCAACCAAAGAGTGGTTTGCAGAGCAGCTACAAGGAAGCCTAGAGCGATTTAAGTTTCCTATTGAGTACTACCGCATGCCAGAACAAGACCAACAGGGTATTAAGGTATCTAGAGCGGGATTAGCACAGTGGTTACAAGAGGTTCGTTCTAAATAA
- the nagE gene encoding N-acetylglucosamine-specific PTS transporter subunit IIBC — MQKVGKALMVPVATLPAAAILMGIGYWLDPVGWGSENVLAAFLIKSGGAIIDNMAVLFAVGVAFGLSRDKNGSAALSGFVMFLVVTTLLAPGSVAQLMDVELNEVPAAFDKISNQFVGIIVGIISAEIYNRYSTVELPQALAFFSGKRLVPILTSIAGMALSFALLYIWPAVYDALIVLGIKLESMGALGAGLFGFFNRLFLSVGMHHALYPVFWFDVVGINDIPNFLGGAQSIANGTGIPGKTGMYQAGFFPIMMFGLPAAALAMYHCSDAKNKNQVFAIMLAAAMASFFTGITEPLEFSFMFLAPVLFLLHAVLTGLSLYIAASMEWMAGFGFSAGFVDLVLSSQNPLAVNWYMLLVQGVVFFALYYGIFRFAIIKFNLRTPGRGEEMETESETASPEGLVNLTNNYIEAIGGADNILEVDNCITRLRLTVKDSSIADSDKLKKLGAAGVVPVGKGGLQVIIGLGKVDKVADQMKKALA; from the coding sequence ATGCAAAAAGTAGGCAAGGCATTGATGGTTCCAGTCGCCACACTGCCAGCTGCAGCAATCCTTATGGGGATAGGCTACTGGTTGGATCCTGTTGGGTGGGGTTCAGAAAATGTTCTAGCCGCATTCTTGATCAAATCCGGCGGTGCGATCATCGACAACATGGCGGTTCTATTCGCAGTAGGTGTCGCATTTGGCTTGAGCCGAGACAAAAACGGCTCTGCTGCGCTATCTGGCTTTGTGATGTTTCTTGTCGTTACCACGCTACTTGCACCGGGCTCTGTGGCTCAGCTAATGGATGTCGAGTTAAATGAAGTACCCGCCGCTTTTGACAAAATCAGTAACCAGTTTGTGGGCATCATCGTTGGTATCATCTCAGCTGAAATCTACAATCGCTACTCAACCGTTGAACTTCCTCAAGCTTTAGCGTTCTTCAGCGGTAAGCGTTTGGTTCCAATCCTGACCTCAATCGCAGGTATGGCTCTCTCTTTTGCTCTACTTTACATCTGGCCAGCTGTTTACGACGCTCTGATCGTTCTGGGTATTAAACTAGAGAGCATGGGCGCATTGGGTGCCGGTCTGTTTGGTTTCTTCAACCGCTTGTTCCTATCTGTAGGTATGCACCACGCTCTTTACCCTGTGTTCTGGTTCGATGTTGTAGGTATAAACGACATTCCAAACTTCCTAGGTGGCGCTCAATCTATTGCTAACGGTACTGGTATTCCTGGTAAAACAGGTATGTACCAAGCGGGTTTCTTCCCAATCATGATGTTTGGCTTACCAGCGGCAGCACTGGCGATGTACCACTGCTCTGATGCGAAAAACAAAAACCAAGTATTCGCAATCATGCTTGCAGCGGCAATGGCTTCGTTCTTCACTGGTATCACAGAGCCGCTAGAGTTCAGCTTCATGTTCCTTGCTCCGGTACTGTTCCTACTGCACGCTGTGTTAACGGGTCTATCACTTTACATTGCGGCAAGCATGGAGTGGATGGCAGGCTTCGGATTCTCAGCAGGTTTTGTTGACCTAGTATTGTCTAGCCAAAACCCTCTCGCGGTGAACTGGTACATGCTATTAGTTCAAGGTGTTGTGTTCTTCGCGCTTTACTACGGCATCTTTCGCTTCGCTATCATCAAGTTCAACCTACGTACTCCAGGTCGTGGTGAAGAGATGGAAACAGAAAGCGAGACTGCATCTCCTGAAGGGTTAGTTAACCTAACTAACAACTACATCGAAGCGATTGGCGGTGCGGACAATATCCTTGAAGTTGATAACTGCATTACTCGCCTGCGTCTAACGGTAAAAGACTCATCTATCGCTGACAGTGACAAACTGAAAAAGCTAGGTGCTGCAGGTGTGGTTCCTGTAGGCAAAGGTGGACTGCAAGTTATCATTGGCTTAGGGAAAGTGGATAAGGTCGCAGATCAAATGAAGAAGGCACTCGCTTAA
- a CDS encoding LysR substrate-binding domain-containing protein, translated as MANHQSLLRNLHTFNVAAEKMSFTLAAKKLHLTQGAVSHRIKVLEGELGFSLFVRGTRKLELTEEGQRFQRTLSKSLSSIFGEIEDITNTDLYGQINIGTSPAFANSWLLPRLADFKQRYPKFNINLFAHEEQQDFHINDIEVAIYFDSEHHTNVYRKRLFGEKYIPICSPKYAKQHNIYEDGLESLKRINFIHALGSDAWQRWVNYMDLDVDIFKQFYCVSHREMGFLGATHDLGVAMGRYHFVKQYIETGELITPYPSMETDKGYDLICPLGTEKRPKVRTFIKWLEGQLN; from the coding sequence ATGGCCAACCATCAGTCTTTACTTAGAAATCTTCATACCTTTAATGTCGCCGCTGAGAAAATGAGCTTCACGCTGGCTGCGAAAAAACTGCATTTGACACAAGGCGCGGTGAGTCATCGAATCAAGGTGTTAGAGGGTGAACTTGGTTTCAGCTTGTTTGTTCGAGGCACTCGTAAACTGGAGTTAACGGAAGAAGGTCAGCGTTTCCAACGAACCTTGTCCAAGTCGTTGAGCTCGATTTTTGGTGAGATTGAAGACATTACCAATACCGATCTCTATGGGCAGATCAATATCGGCACCAGCCCAGCGTTTGCTAATAGTTGGTTACTGCCAAGGTTGGCTGATTTTAAGCAGAGGTATCCGAAGTTCAATATCAATTTGTTTGCTCATGAGGAGCAGCAGGATTTCCACATTAATGATATTGAAGTTGCTATCTACTTCGACTCAGAGCATCACACAAATGTGTATCGAAAGCGGTTGTTTGGCGAGAAATATATCCCGATATGTTCACCTAAATACGCGAAGCAACATAATATTTATGAGGATGGGTTAGAGTCTCTAAAGCGTATCAACTTCATTCATGCTTTGGGATCAGATGCTTGGCAACGTTGGGTCAATTATATGGATCTGGACGTTGATATTTTCAAACAATTTTACTGTGTGAGTCACCGAGAAATGGGTTTCTTAGGAGCAACTCATGACCTAGGCGTCGCGATGGGGCGCTATCATTTTGTTAAGCAGTACATAGAGACAGGCGAGCTGATTACGCCTTATCCGAGCATGGAGACAGACAAAGGGTATGACCTTATTTGTCCATTAGGCACTGAAAAGCGACCTAAAGTCAGAACCTTTATTAAGTGGTTAGAAGGGCAGTTGAACTAG
- a CDS encoding putative sulfate exporter family transporter, whose translation MKMNKSIPFYLAALFCLTPWVSSPTALVIGFLLASLGLVPENIEVGKLTKKLLAYSIVGLGFGIQFEKALAVTGDGIGLIITTIIGTLVIGWFLAKRMGLDRTTGYLISSGTAICGGSAIAAVAPAIKAEDEQIGLALATVFVLNSVALFLFPMIGHALELSQQTFGTWAAIAIHDTSSVVGAASAYGEEALTTATTLKLARALWIIPIALVSAMIFKSDQKKITVPYFIFFYCAAIAVSDLLPQFEMVYQGIFDVSKRALVVCLFLIGCGISVEKLKAAGPKPLMFGTSMWVMISTGSLAWLTLA comes from the coding sequence ATGAAAATGAATAAGTCCATTCCGTTTTATCTTGCTGCTCTATTTTGCTTAACCCCATGGGTAAGCTCCCCTACTGCACTGGTTATCGGCTTTCTGCTTGCGAGCTTAGGCTTGGTGCCTGAGAACATAGAGGTTGGCAAATTGACTAAAAAACTTCTGGCCTACTCGATTGTCGGCTTAGGTTTTGGTATTCAATTTGAGAAAGCATTAGCAGTAACAGGCGACGGTATTGGCTTGATCATCACAACCATCATCGGCACGCTAGTGATTGGCTGGTTCTTAGCGAAACGCATGGGGCTAGATCGCACCACGGGCTATCTTATCTCTTCTGGCACCGCTATTTGTGGTGGTAGCGCCATCGCAGCTGTAGCTCCAGCCATCAAAGCAGAAGATGAACAGATTGGTTTGGCGCTGGCTACCGTATTCGTACTGAACTCAGTGGCGCTGTTCTTATTCCCGATGATTGGCCATGCGCTTGAATTAAGCCAACAGACTTTCGGTACCTGGGCGGCAATCGCGATTCACGATACCTCTTCGGTTGTTGGTGCAGCTTCTGCTTATGGTGAGGAAGCACTAACTACCGCGACAACACTTAAACTCGCACGTGCACTTTGGATCATCCCAATTGCTTTGGTCAGCGCAATGATCTTCAAGAGCGATCAAAAGAAGATTACCGTTCCCTACTTCATTTTCTTCTATTGTGCGGCTATCGCGGTGAGTGACTTATTGCCACAGTTTGAGATGGTGTATCAGGGGATCTTTGATGTGTCTAAGCGTGCGTTGGTTGTGTGTCTGTTCTTGATTGGTTGCGGCATCTCTGTAGAGAAACTGAAAGCCGCCGGACCAAAGCCATTGATGTTTGGTACTTCGATGTGGGTGATGATTTCTACAGGTTCGTTAGCTTGGTTAACCCTCGCTTAA